The genome window CGCAGCCCTCGCCCGACCAGTCCAGCCTGGACGTGGCCGAGGCCACACTCATCAAGCAGGAGTCCCTCTACGAGCTGATGCTGGAGCCGGCGCTCTTTGCGCACGGCGCGCTGGAAGGTGGCCAGCTGGCCACCAACATCTCCGTCCATGAGATCGGTGAGTGTTtgcccagccctggcacggCGCCGGGCACGCACGGAGCGTGCAGCCCCGGCGTGATGCTCAGCACGGCGTGCGCAGCACCGTGCTCAGCACCGCGCGGGCAGGACGCATCCAGCCTGGGGTGCAGCGCTGGGCACGCTCACAGCAAGAGGCAGACCCAGCCAGAGCAGCCCCGGGCGCTTCCTTCCTCGGGCTGAGCACTGGTGGAGCTTGGTGCAGCTGAGGTCGTGCAGAGcatcccctcctctgcccctcgGACACCCAATCTGTCCTCAAATCCTCATGCATgagcccctctcccccttcagccccagcagcccccgggggatgcccaggctgggctgggagggaacagTGCCAGCACGCAGGGACAGCAGGGTTGGCGGTGTCCCCGCGGCTCACCACCCGCTGCCACCTCTTTGCAGACCAAATTGCCCAAAACGTGGTGAAGTCGCACCTGGAGACCTGCCAGTACACAGCGGAGGAGCTCAAGCACCTGGCGTGGGCGCTGTACTCCCCGGACGAAATCCGCGCCTTGCAGAGCAAGGTGAGCGCCGCGCCACGAGCGGGTCCTGTCCCAGGTGTCCTAGTGCCACCGCTGCCCATGGGTGGCACTGCACCGGGGAGCACCCCGGGGTCCCTTCCCTGCCCCGTGTggtggggaggtgggaggaCAGGGGTCCGGGGTGGCGGTGGACCCAAAGTGACGGGGCGGCAGCGAGCCCTAAGGGATGTCCCCgctgtgcctgcagagctgcgAGGCCATGTGGCAGCAGTGCTCGCTGCAGATCTCCAACGCCATCCAGTACGTGGTGGAGTTCGCCAAGCGCATCGACGGCTTCATGGAGCTCTGCCAGAACGACCAAATCATCCTCCTCAAAGCCGGTAAGAGCCGGGCACCCGGCCGTCCCTAGCGCCTCCCCCACGCGGCAGCTGCCGTGGCGAGGGCAGATCCCATCTCTTTTCTCAGCTGATGCTCTCCTCTTGTGCTCTTTCCTCCCGAGCATGCCTGAGCCCCCAGCCTCACTGCTCCGGTTGCCCTCGGGCTTGGCTCCGGCGGGTCAGCAGCATCCCTGTGCCAGGAGGGGTCTGCACGTGGCACCGGGTAGGGAGGCTCCCGGGAAGCCTCTGTGAGACGTGACCTCTTCCAGGAAAGCCCAAGACCTTTGGGAGGAGAGCATTGCAGAAATCAAAAATGGGAtggctgggctttttttttttgtgtgcgtgtgtgtgcttTCTGCCAGTTTTTATAGGAGCACAGCAGTTCCTCCCCCGGGAAAAGGAGTaccaaacaaaatgaagcagggagagagaaaaggagaagattGGATTCTTCTCCCAGCAAGGGACCGGCAGGGTGCCATACCACAAGGCTCAGACCTGGCCATGCCCAACACATGGGAGTTTaactcatttcttcatttcttccttccattttttttctttttattttgttttcacccTCTTCTCTCTTGGTGCTCCACCATGACATCGATCAATCCCTGTTTCTGGCTGCTGAATGACTGGATAATATTTCCCTTTGGTGAAATATTGTGGTCACAattgaaaaccaaaataaaaaaatatggggaaaaaaaaacaaacaacaaaccaacaaccCAAACTGGATTTATTGGAATAACCATTGTGCTCTTGGAAATGAACAATCCGGACGTCAAACTTGCACTGGgggcttttctctttctttcatttggtCCTGGGATGATGGaaccctcccctcctctcccctcccctccctcatCTGCTGTCTCTCTGCCTATGTCAGGTTGCCTCGAGGTGCTCCTGATCCGCATGATCCGTGCGTTCAACCCCTTAAACAACACAGTGCTCTTCGAGGGGAAGTTCGGTGGCATGCAAATGTTCAAGTCACTCGGTAAGAGCCGCTTTGCTGCCTCTTTTTCGGggctttcctctccttttgaCGCCCAGACGGGGCTTGCCACCACGTGAAACTGGGACAAATCCCAGCAGGGCTCAGGAGCGAAGTGAGATGCcgtggggacaggaggggatgAACCCCCCCTGCGTTTGCTTCTGGTGCTCACCGTGGCCAGTACCCGCTTTCCATCCCAGCCCAAAGCCCAGTGATGCAGGCGATCCTCCGCCCGGGGACAATCTCCTCTCCGAAAGCTTTCCAAAGGGTGGGATGAGAGAGGTCGGGGGCCATGCGGAGCCGTGACGCCCCCCTCTTCCCCTGTTAGGCTGCGACGATCTCATCGGTGCCGTCTTCGAGCTGGGGAGGACTCTGTGCCGCCTGCAGCTGTCGGACGAGGAGCTCGCCCTCTTCACAGCCGCTGTCCTGCTCTCCCCGGGTgcgtggggacgtgggggggaCGCCGCAGCCAGGACCAGCTGGGGGTTTCGTGCCAGAGCTGGGGAGAGCTGACCCTTAAATCCCAGTGCCGCTTCCTCGGTGGAtgactgggggaaaaaaaggcatctaaaagtgattaaataaaatgactgggggggaaaagaaaagacatctaAAAAGGCATCTGCCAGGCCAGGTCTCCTTGGTGGATGGCGGAGCTGCACCGCCTGTGCTGCggggggcatggggaggggCTGTGGGGTTGTTCCACCATCCCCAAAGCCACCCCGAGGAGCAGGAAAGGCAGTGGAAAGAGCAAGAGGTGCCAGCGCCGTGCGGGGTGGGGACCGGCTCACGGCACTGACCCGGCCGTGTCCCGCAGATCGTCCCTGGCTGACGGAATCCAGGAAGGTGCAGAAGCTCCAGGACAAGATCTACGTGGCCCTGCAGCACGAGATCCAGAAGAAACACTCCGCCGAGGACAAGCTCTCAAAGGTAGTGGTGCCAACGGCACGGGGAGCCCCGCTGGGGCTGGCGAGCGGCCGTTTTCCGTGGGGATAACGCCCGGCCCCAAGGGAGGGGGAACAGCAGCATGCGGGTTGCTGGCTGGGAACCCCACGTTCACCGGctccttctttccctgcagATGGTTTCCAAGCTGCCCCTGATGAAGACCATTTGCAACCTGCACTTGGACAAGCTGGAATTCTTCCGTCTCCTGCACCCGGAGACGGCCATGAACTTCCCACCCCTCTACAAGGAGGTTTTCAACTCGGAGCTTCAGTACAGCGACCCGCGGGAGAGCTAAGGCTGGGAGCCACCAGCCGCCTCCTCGCTCCCCAAATCTGTGGATGAACTGAACTTCAGAGGTTTGGGGTGGTTTGTTTAAGTCAAGTAATCAAACCCAAGACAACCTGGGGGGGGCGGGGTATCTCCCCAGCTCCGTTTCCTTGCTGTGGATTGCAATAGCTCTTGAATGTAAAGCACcttgaaggaaaagcaaactgaCTTTGCCATACTAATGAAATGAATGTGAAATCTCTGCTCGGGAGAGGAGATGCTCCTGTAAGTGGTAAGGCACCGACTCCTCCCTGTGGTGCACGGATCCGGGGGAGCGCACGCCACGCACACGCCGTTGTGCTCGTGGCACGGTCCCTCCCGCGGTTCCAGCTGCACTCTGTcactgatattatttttttaattatttttttaatttaattttattttttttttaacccaaacACAAGGCATGGGATGAAGAAGGGGCAATGCAGACTCATCGGGACAGGGGTGAGCCAGgcggctgggggcagcagccagctcccagctggacctgaggagagggagcaggcagaggcttCTCTTTAGTCCTTCTCCCATGGGTGCAGCCTCAGGAGCTCAGCCCAGAAAGACCCAGCCATGGCTGGGGGGTTCAGCGCAGGATTTCgctgcagagcaggctgcttGGAGGGAAAGGAGGCCCAGTGCAGTGGGGGAGAAGCTTTGCAGGGTCTCCGTGCCCTCCATCGAGGTGTTTGCCCAAAGGCTGGGGCTGCATGGCcgggctgccccctccccggtCCGGATGGCTTTTCAGAGCAGATTTTCTCAAGCACCCGAGAGGGGCTTTGCCCTTGTGATTGTGGCCAAATCTCGGTTCCTGGCTGCTGCACCCTGGAGGCAGCCACACGCCGGTCCCTGCGCGATGCTGTGAGTGGTGGCTCTTTCAGGTCCTGGCTGTCACTTTTAGTTTTCTTATCGAGACCTTTCCAAATTCCCCGTGGCTCAGCACCCAGAGGAGGTTCTGTggcctttcctcctcctcccagcccggAGCCAGTCCTGCTGCCGTGTCCGCAAGGAGCACTGCCTCTGCCATGGGTCGAGCTGCACCCAGGGATTTCCCCCCAGGAGCTCTCTAGAACTGTTTATTCTCTGCTTAGCAGAACCTGAGGGCTTTTTCAGGGCGAAATCTGTCTTTGGGGACAGAGGGAAGCGGAAGGTCCTTATTTCTTTCCTGGGAAGCTGGGCTGCTCCGAGCTTGGGAGGCCCAAAAGGCAAAGAAGGGACAGTTTTGTGGTGTGATGCTGGCAGGGTCACTCGAGGGGCTCTCCGGCCAGGCTCTGCGCGTGGTTTTTTCAGTCCCtgttcctgctcctcctgcagcgaATGCCAAAAGCAACAAGGGAAAGACCTGCTACAAGGCAGCCCTGTTTTCTGCTGACAAAGGGCTAAAATCCCAAGCTCCTTCTCGCTTCCTATTGATTTCTCATGCGTCCAACCACATCCTCTGGCAGTTTGGATCATCACCGAGTGTGAGCCGAAGACCTTCATTTCTGTAACTGCATACCCTAAACTGTACGAGCAGCTTTCTTAGTGATGTAGGGGATATTCACGCTTCTAGTTAAAAGACCTCCTAGGGAAGAACATGGACCAAATTCGATCAGGGAAGACTTGCCGGGAAGGCGAAGGGATTTCTGCTTCGGTGTAAGGCCAAGACAAACTTGGGATTGTGCTATTCCCTGGCTGCCGCCGTCCACCACACAGCTGTGCGCTTTCTGGTTTCGTTAACCACCGTCTGAGCTGATTTTTGGAGCGCATTGGAGTTCATCAGCCTCGTTTCTCTCCCCGATGTTGGTAGACCCCACGTCTCCGGTGAAGGCTGCCGAGCGTCCCAGCGGCCCCATGCAGTGCCGAGTGCCAATGCGCTGTTCTCCAGCGCGGTGTTAGCAGGGGTGGGGATGTGCCGTGCTTGTTTCCTGCCCTCTCGGATCCTAAAGCTTGACAGAAGCGAGAAGTCAGTATTGCCTTTTTCGTCTAGAGGGTTGTGcctttttgaaaaatcatttccGACAGCACTGTTCGCTTCCTGGCTCCTCTCTCCGGGGAAGGCAGGCCTTAGGGAAAAGCACTCGAGAAAATGAATGTGCTTTGCAGAGGGGTCTCTGCCCTCCTGCAGAAACAGAGGGCAAGCGATCCCTTTCTCAGAGGAAATAGCTGCggatgttttgaaatgtttgggaaaaaaagcacacaccCTTCTTCACGTCCTTGGTATTTGTCAGCCAACATGCACGACTGGTCAGTGTCACCGTTTTCATTTCATCGGCAAAGAAACCAAGAAAGCACCTTAAATCAGGAAAAGACTGAGCCCTCGCCACGAGCTGCGTTTTTCCTGCTTACAGCATCTATCTAATGGGAGAGATTTGGGATTCTGAGCAATAAAAGCCGACGTGGGAATCTAGGGAAGCCTGGAAGTATTAAACACTAGTAACTCAACCTGCCAAACTGCGGGAACCTGCACTTTTATGTTCTCTTTAAATGAGCCCCCTCATCAATTAAATTATTCCGTGGGAGAGAATCAACTGTTGTTTCAGGAGGAGGGGAGTTTGGGTCCTGGTGCCCATTGTGCCACCATCTGAGAGCCGAACAAGTGCCCAGGGATCTGGGCAGGTGCCCTGGGGCAGGCGATATGCATCGAAAGGGATGGTAGCAGCACACCGAAGCCCCTGCGGcacctgtgctggctgcagcccctgctttcGGCTCGCTCCTCCGTATTTGCCCAAATAAACAGGGCCGTGGTCCCTGTGCTGAGGTCCCTCATGCTCCCCTCTGTGCCAGCAACAGACAGTGGCTTGGCATCGCGAGGAATTGAGCTTTAAGGGGCAGGGAGAACAAAAAAAGCCTGAGTAGAAATGCCTGGAAAAGGGAGATTTGCGTGCTCCCTTGCCCCGGTGTTGCATGTGACAAGTGGAGAGGCTGCGTTGGAGCCCTGAGACCCCAGACTCGCTCAGTGCTCGGTCCTCAGCGTCTCGGAGAAACATTTCCATCCCACCAGCAGCCAGACGTTTTGCcgctttattttcaaaaagaccTTGAGAAATGGTTCCCTTTAGCAGGGTGACCTCAGCTGCGAGGGATTGCTCTTTTCCAGATGAAgattaattttgtgtttgtttgttcgcTATGGCAATTTAGCTGAGTGTGCATTTCCACCTCCAGAACCCTCACACTGTGtataaaaatggataaaatatatataatatatattcttGTGAATGTTggtgcaaaagagaaaatatataaagttTCAGTCGgctttatgttattttttatctatatgaatgaaaggaagaaatggaaaattatttttttccatttaacacCCTCCACACATACCTACCTGTAGATACCAACAGGttttatggaaatgttttactttttagaTTTAGGAACATGCTTCTGTTCTCATTGAATGTCTGTCTTGTAAGAttgtaatttctatttttttaaagaaaataaaataactaaataaaacttCCTCTTTCAGACCAGTCAGCTAGGAAGGGAGGGCAAGGGAGggagaaatgtttatttaaggACAAAAGCTTTGTCTGATTTTTTCAtgacattaaataaaaagtaatataatgtatggaagaaaaactttttattgAGGTGTATTCTATAggtatatacatgtatattgCACAAaatttacaggaagaaaaataaagtctgttttACAAGGTAAAAATAAGAACGGTGGAAATAGTGTGATTCTAAATTTTAGCAAATACTGAGGCTGGAAGCAAACCCCTCAAAGTCATGGACTAGCCTTTAATTGTTCAGCTGGCTCAGGACCAAGCTCTAATAGACACCACGATCCAGCACGCTGTTTGGAAACAAGGCTAAACAGTAGAGGTTTTCAGGTGTTATTTATTCACTTCAAACCAGGCATGCGCTTAAGTGAGCCAGGGAAAAATTTGGATTTGTCTCCTATGCGTGCGCTGGGTTTGGAGCCCTCACGAGCACTTCCCATGCTGCTGAGCATCCTCCATCCTGTGCACTCAGAGTGGGAACAGAGCTTGGGAAGAGGGCTTGGCGTGGGAAACCTGTccaggtgacaccaagctgagtacAGTAATCTCACCCTGCAGTACTGGAGACAAGTTTCAAGACAGGCAGGACATGGATTTGTTTTCCAATGGTACCCACCctaagagggaagaaaggaagacacCTGCCTTGAATACAGCAAGGATACAAGGACCTGGGTGCAAGGATGCTTCTCCATCAGGATGCAGTGGATCAGAGGTATTGTATGCAACACTTCAACCCTTTGCCCCCTTAGCTTCCCTTGAAATCCTCACCTGGCAGTGAGCTCCCTGCTCACTCCCTTTGCAGACCCAGAGCCATTGTGTCCCCAGGCAGCCACGGTGGAGCTCAGGGAGCTGTGGAGCAGAGCGAAATAATGAACGAGGATCTCTCCTCACCCACTCCGCAGCCAATACCGCCCTGCCGCTCCCAGGAGGCAGCAAGTGTCCTCCTTCGCTGTTCTCACCCACAGAGTTATATATTGCACAGTAAAACCTGGCTGCTACGGAGAGCCGGGAACAGCCAGAAATAGGGCACGGCTCGTGGGGACGCGGGGAAGGAATCATCCAATTTGGACAGGGAGGTTGCAGAGATGGGGCACCTGGCACCGTAGAGAACCGCTGCACATGGGGCAGCGTgtagagcagctgcagctctggcagctgtGCAGGTGTAAAGCCCACAGCCCTTTCGAGCAGCTGTGCGCTAACACCTTTATTtggttttcatctttaaatagctgcctttttttttttttttcctttcagaggaaTCACAAGCCCATCCCTGGGCTCTGCCACCCTGTGTCCCATCAAGCCTTCTCCCAGTAAGCAGTCTTGTCCCTCTTGCTGGTGGCTCAAATCTCCGGTAGCACTGGATTTACTGGGGCGGAGTGACCTCTACTGGTTTATAGCTAAAATAATCCCTACATTTTTTGCTATCCTTGCAGATAGATGGGGTGATAGGAGGCCTGATCCTTCCCttccagaaaatatttgccCATGTGGCAAATACTGCAGTCAGTGGCATTGCCCATGCCCTCTGGGGAGCAACCCTAAGCAATGCTTGGCAGCCTGCTTGGAGCAGGGGCCGAACATGAGCAGTGAACCCCAAGACCTGTATTTTAGGGAAACTTTGCCTAACTGCAGATAAGAGATGTGAAGGCCTCAGCATTTGCTTAGCTAAGTACTAGAGGGATGAGTCTGAATCATGTAGCCTGGGGTTGGAGTGCTCTGTTTACAGAAACCACAGCCTCGGggactgtaaatatttttgaagtagaGTGGGTTTTATATACTGCCAAATTAACAGCATTTACATAGCACTGGTACCTTGGAGACTGATCGGTACTTATGTTAATAAGACTAATGCAGTGTAAATGAAGAGTTAGGGAGCTATAGAGCCACATTAAAGTATATAAGCCCAGAATGTTATAAATCCAGGTATTAGTGAGGCTGGGTGAGGACTTCTCAGTACACCACTCTCAGGCTGCATTATCACAAAGACTTTGGGGTAATTTGTCTGCTAAATCCTCACTACCCCGTTTTGCTGAAGCTTAAATTCTGCAGAAGGAGGTAAGTCACGCAAGCACGGGGCCCTGGGCAAGCGCATTGGTTGCTGCTCGTGCTGATTTAGCTGACTTATTCAGAAGTGAAATCAGCATTTAATGATAGATGTTATAAATAGCAGTCTCCTGAGTGACTGCACAGCCCTGGGTCCTGAATCCAGCTATCACCTATACACGTTGTAACTAATCCGGGAAATAAAATGTGGCATTCACCATTAGTCAGCCCAGTCAATCTAACTAAAAAATCAGGCTACTTAAGTTATATGATTAACTTCCATGGAGCTTCTGGTTTCTGTCAGCATGAGCGACAAACAAAATCCTTTGGATTTCTGAGTCTGAAACTGTGTGGACTGGGCTACACAACAGGGCCTGATCCTCAAACGCTCAGAGGGGCTGAGCTCCCAGCAGGATTTGGGCACGCCAAGGACGCTGCTGTGGCCGTGCTCGGAGGCTGCGGGTGCCTGCAAAGCAGCGCCGGTGCTGCCGTGTCCTGGGCACGGCGCAGCCACCTGGGACACCACGCCTGTCCCAAAACAGCTCTGtttacctgaaaataaaacgtttctgctgtgtgtgtgtggcctGCACGGGCAAGAGGCACTGCCGCAGGGCGAGGGGTGCGGCCGCCTCAGGGGCGGTGGGTGTTTAATGGGGGACTGGGTGGCGATGCTCTGGAcggagaggtgctccaggtgcttcTGCCCACTTTGGCGGCCGCAAGTCACGCGTGGCCTCGCCGCGGCGACAGGGACAGAGAGGTGAGGGGTGAGGGACCCCCCGCCAGCAACGCCTTCCCCCCCCGCAATTTCGTCCCTCTCGCTACCCCGTAGCGCAGTCAGCCTCGCCTCAgcccccgccccgtccccggCTCTCCCCTCACGTGACGGGCGCGCCGCGGGGCgtgctgggagttgtagtccgcGGCGCCGTGAGCGCCATGGCGGCGGCGCCCGGCCGGACTCTCCTTCCCAGCGCGCCCCGCGGAGCCGCGGAGGGCTCGGGGGAGCTGGCCCGGGCCGCCGCGCCTGGAGGGGGGCACGGTGAGAGCcgggctggggcggggggggatgggggcaggaggggagaggtgCGCggagggggacagggacagagaggggacggggacggggggacAGAAGGGGGGTGAcaagggcagggagggggggacggggacaggagGGGGGTGACATTAACGGGGAGGGTGGGGACGAGAGGGGTGGCGGCCCAAGAGGGGAGCGTGCTGCAGGGGGGCGGTGTCTGGGAAGGAAtcggggacagggctgggggggctggcgCCTGGGCGGGGGGGGATCGGGGAcgggggtggtggggagggatCGGGGTCAGCTCTGTCAGGAGCAGCcttggggctgctcagggacGGAGGCTGGGGCGCAGCGAGGGGCCCCGGGCACAGCACGACGGCAGCTGGGGGGCTGCCGGGCCCCGGCCGTGTTCCCCCCGAGCGCTGCTCGGGGATTTTCAGGGGTTTTTGCTTCCTGAGGTGCGTGGTGTGGGCAGCGACTCTGTCCCGCGTTGTCGCTGAGGGAGGCAGGCCAGACGCGTGgcgttttttttcctccctggaCTTCGGTTCTCGGGAGCGTTAACTAGCTCAGGAAACTCTGACAGGGCCTGTGGCGAGGAGCGGTGACAGACATTAAGCAGGTAACTGACGGTCTGTTGTACCTGGTTCTTTTTTATCCCGGGCCAGCTGATGTCGTGCTGTCGTCTGCAGCCCCGGTCCTTTATGCGAGGCCGGTTTGAGCAGGCGGCAGTCGGAGGAACGGGCTCGTGCCCTGAACGCGTGTCCTCGTGCTTCCCCCGGAGCCTCTGTGGTTCTGCCCGTGTGTGGCTGAGCCTCGCCTGCGGACGGGGTCGCATCGAAGTCAACGTCTGTCTGCTCTGTGTGCGGCGGGACCTAAACCGGGGCCTTTCCCTGTCTGCTGTGGGTGGGGCTGCGTGAGAGCTGCAGGGAATCGCTTCccctcagccctgctctcaCCTCCACTCACAGCTCCACaatgggaggagaggagggcagcCACGTTCCTGGAAATCCTGGCGTCCCTGAGGGGCTCCCTCACTCGGGCTCACGCAGGAGGAGGTCGACCCTGCTAACTTCGGTGGGCCTTGTGCGTCTTCCCAGCAGAAGCACTGCCATAAACAGTTTCCCCGTTCTCACTGGTGCTGAGCGGCCTTTGGGATTACGTTTTTCGCTGGATTTGTCCCTCCCTATCCCACAGAAGGCTGTGGACGTGGTGCTGGCACCGCTGGAGGGGCAGCGCGTGGCCCTGCGAGGGCTGGCAGCGCGTGTCGGggaggggctgtgctgccgagcaggagctgtggcagCTGTGCAGGGTCTGCT of Cygnus atratus isolate AKBS03 ecotype Queensland, Australia chromosome 26, CAtr_DNAZoo_HiC_assembly, whole genome shotgun sequence contains these proteins:
- the LOC118259850 gene encoding nuclear receptor ROR-beta-like; this encodes MRAQIEVIPCKICGDKSSGIHYGVITCEGCKGFFRRSQQNNASYSCSRQRNCLIDRTNRNRCQHCRLQKCLALGMSRDAVKFGRMSKKQRDSLYAEVQKHQQSQEQSGGAKDEPEPLSRVYTTSVSSGLSDLDDISTLSDGLLFDFPLTPDGSSTYYNLDLLASAQPSPDQSSLDVAEATLIKQESLYELMLEPALFAHGALEGGQLATNISVHEIDQIAQNVVKSHLETCQYTAEELKHLAWALYSPDEIRALQSKSCEAMWQQCSLQISNAIQYVVEFAKRIDGFMELCQNDQIILLKAGCLEVLLIRMIRAFNPLNNTVLFEGKFGGMQMFKSLGCDDLIGAVFELGRTLCRLQLSDEELALFTAAVLLSPDRPWLTESRKVQKLQDKIYVALQHEIQKKHSAEDKLSKMVSKLPLMKTICNLHLDKLEFFRLLHPETAMNFPPLYKEVFNSELQYSDPRES